One Mugil cephalus isolate CIBA_MC_2020 chromosome 12, CIBA_Mcephalus_1.1, whole genome shotgun sequence DNA segment encodes these proteins:
- the LOC125017881 gene encoding myosin heavy chain, fast skeletal muscle-like: protein MSTDAEMEQYGPAAIYLRKPERERIEAQTTPFDAKTAYFVVDVDEMYLKGKLVKKEGGKATVETDSGKTLTVKEDDIHARNPPKFDKIEDMVMMTHLNEPCVLYNLKERYASWMIYTYSGLFCVVVNPYKWLPVYDAQVVEAYRGKKRIEAPPHIFSISDNAYQFMLTDRENQSVLITGESGAGKTVNTKRVIQYFATIAALGAKKTEPTPGKMKGSLEDQIVAANPLLEAYGNAKTVRNDNSSRFGKFIRIHFGSSGKLASADIETYLLEKSRVTFQLSAERSYHIFYQLMTGHQPELLECLLITTNPYDYPMISQGEITVKSIDDVEEFIATDTAIDILGFTAEEKLGIYKLTGAVMHHGNMKFKQKQREEQAEPDGTEVADKIAYLLGLNSADMLKALCYPRVKVGNEMVTKGQTVPQVNNSVSALCKSIYEKMFLWMVIRINEMLDTKQARQFFIGVLDIAGFEIFDFNSLEQLCINFTNEKLQQFFNHHMFVLEQEEYKKEGIEWEFIDFGMDLAACIELIEKPMGIFSILEEECMFPKASDTTFKNKLHDQHLGKTKAFEKPKPGKGKAEAHFSLVHYAGTVDYNITGWLDKNKDPLNDSVVQLYQKASNKLLALLYATHGAEAEGGGGKKGGKKKGGSFQTVSALFRENLGKLMTNLRSTHPHFVRCLIPNESKTPGLMENHLVIHQLRCNGVLEGIRICRKGFPSRILYGDFKQRYKVLNASVIPEGQFIDNKKASEKLLGSIDIDHTQYKLGHTKVFFKAGLLGGLEEMRDEKLATLVTMTQALARGYVMRKEFVKMMERREAIYSIQYNIRSFMNVKNWPWMNLYFKVKPLLKSAETEKELQQMKENYDKMKTDLAAALAKKKELEEKMVSLIQEKNDLQLQVTAEVENLSDAEERCEGLIKSKIQLEAKLKETTERLEDEEEINAELTAKKRKLEDECSELKKDIDDLELTLAKVEKEKHATENKVKNLTEEMASQDESIAKLTKEKKALQEAHQQTLDDLQAEEDKVNTLTKAKTKLEQQVDDLEGSLEQEKKLRMDLERAKRKLEGDLKLSQESVMDLENEKQQSEEKIKKKDFEISQLLSKIEDEQSLGAQLQKKIKELQARIEELEEEIEAERSARAKVEKQRADLSRELEEISERLEEAGGATAAQIEMNKKREAEFQKLRRDLEESTLQHEATAAALRKKQADSVAELGEQIDNLQRVKQKLEKEKSEYKMEIDDLSSNMEAVAKAKGNLEKMCRTVEDQLSELKAKNDENVRQLNDINAQKARLQTENGEHTRQLEEKEALVSQLTRGKQAFTQQIEELKRQLEEEVKAKNALAHAVQSARHDCDLLREQFEEEQEAKAELQRGMSKANSEVAQWRSKYETDAIQRTEELEESKKKLAQRLQDAEESIEAVNSKCASLEKTKQRLQGEVEDLMIDVERANALAANLDKKQRNFDKVLAEWKQKYDECQAELEGAQKEARSLGTELFKIKNSYEESLDHLETMKRENKNLQQEISDLTEQIGETGKSIHELEKAKKTVETEKTEIQSALEEAEGTLEHEEAKILRVQLELNQVKGEIDRKLAEKDEEIEQIKRNSQRVIDSMQSTLDSEVRSRNDALRVKKKMEGDLNEMEIQLSHANRQAAEAQKQLRNVQGQLKDAQLHLDDAVRGQEDMKEQVAMVERRNGLMVSEIEELRAALEQTERGRKVAEQELVDASERVGLLHSQNTSLLNTKKKLETDLVQVQGEVDDAIQEARNAEEKAKKAITDAAMMAEELKKEQDTSSHLERMKKNLEVTVKDLQHRLDEAESLAMKGGKKQLQKLESRVRELEAEVENEQRRGADAVKGVRKYERRVKELTYQTEEDKKNVIRLQDLVDKLQLKVKVYKRQSEEAEEQANTHMSKLRKVQHELEEAQERADIAESQVNKLRVKSRDAGKSESAE from the exons ATGAGCACAGACGCAGAGATGGAGCAGTATGGCCCGGCGGCTATTTACCTCCggaagccagagagagagaggattgAGGCACAAACCACTCCTTTTGATGCCAAAACCGCCTACTTTGTGGTTGATGTCGATGAGATGTATCTCAAGGGTAAACTGGTGAAGAAAGAGGGTGGCAAAGCCACCGTGGAGACTGATAGTGGAAAG actctAACAGTTAAAGAGGATGACATCCATGCCAGGAACCCTCCAAAGTTCGACAAAATTGAGGACATGGTCATGATGACCCACCTCAACGAGCCTTGCGTGTTGTATAACCTCAAAGAGCGTTATGCTTCATGGATGATCTAC ACCTACTCTGGGTTGTTCTGCGTTGTTGTGAATCCATACAAGTGGCTTCCCGTGTACGATGCTCAGGTTGTTGAGGCATACAGAGGCAAGAAGAGGATTGAGGCTCCACCCCACATCTTCTCTATTTCTGACAATGCCTATCAGTTCATGCTCACTG atCGTGAGAACCAGTCTGTCCTGATTAC TGGAGAATCTGGTGCAGGAAAGACTGTCAATACCAAACGTGTCATCCAGTACTTTGCAACAATTGCAGCTCTTGGTGCCAAGAAGACTGAGCCAACCCCTGGAAAAATGAAG GGTTCCCTTGAGGACCAAATCGTAGCAGCCAACCCTCTGCTGGAGGCCTATGGCAATGCCAAGACTGTGAGGAATGACAATTCCTCCCGTTTT GGTAAATTCATTAGGATCCACTTTGGTTCATCTGGAAAGCTAGCTTCAGCTGACATTGAAACAT ATCTGCTGGAGAAGTCTCGTGTCACCTTCCAATTATCTGCTGAGAGGAGCTACCATATCTTCTATCAGCTGATGACAGGCCACCAGCCTGAGCTTCTGG AGTGTCTACTGATCACCACCAACCCTTACGACTATCCAATGATCAGTCAGGGTGAAATCACCGTCAAGAGCATCGATGACGTTGAGGAGTTCATTGCAACAGAT ACTGCCATTGATATCTTGGGCTTCACCGCTGAGGAGAAATTGGGCATCTACAAGCTGACTGGAGCTGTGATGCATCATGGCAACATGAAATTCAAGCAGAAGCAGCGTGAGGAGCAGGCTGAACCTGATGGCACTGAGG TGGCTGATAAAATCGCTTACCTGTTGGGTCTGAACTCGGCTGATATGTTGAAAGCTCTGTGCTACCCAAGAGTCAAAGTTGGAAATGAGATGGTCACCAAAGGTCAGACTGTCCCACag GTCAACAATTCCGTCAGTGCTCTGTGCAAGTCTATCTATGAGAAAATGTTCTTGTGGATGGTCATCCGTATCAATGAGATGTTGGACACAAAGCAGGCCAGACAGTTCTTCATTGGTGTGCTGGATATCGCTGGATTTGAGATCTTTGAT TTCAACAGCTTGGAGCAGCTCTGCATCAACTTCACAAATGAGAAACTGCAACAGTTCTTCAACCACCACATGTTTGTCCTGGAGCAAGAGGAGTACAAGAAAGAAGGCATTGAGTGGGAGTTCATTGACTTTGGCATGGACTTGGCTGCCTGCATTGAGCTTATTGAGAAG CCAATGGGCATTTTCTCCATCCTTGAAGAGGAGTGCATGTTCCCCAAGGCCTCTGACACAACTTTCAAGAACAAGCTGCATGATCAGCATCTTGGCAAGACTAAGGCCTTTGAGAAGCCAAAGCCTGGAAAGGGCAAGGCTGAGGCTCACTTCTCCCTGGTTCACTATGCTGGTACAGTGGACTACAACATCACTGGCTGGCTGGACAAGAACAAGGACCCACTGAATGACTCAGTTGTTCAGCTCTACCAGAAGGCTTCAAACAAACTGCTGGCTCTTCTGTATGCTACCCATGGTGCAGAAGCGG AGGGTGGTGGCGGCAAGAAGGGTGGTAAGAAGAAGGGTGGTTCCTTCCAGACAGTGTCTGCTCTTTTCAGG GAGAACTTGGGCAAGCTGATGACCAACCTAAGGAGCACTCATCCTCACTTTGTCCGTTGCCTGATTCCCAATGAATCAAAGACCCCAG GTCTCATGGAAAACCATTTGGTCATCCACCAGCTGAGGTGTAACGGTGTGCTGGAGGGTATCAGAATCTGCAGAAAGGGCTTCCCCAGCAGAATCCTCTATGGTGACTTCAAGCAGAG ATACAAAGTATTGAATGCCAGTGTCATCCCTGAGGGACAGTTCATTGACAACAAGAAAGCTTCAGAGAAGCTGCTTGGCTCCATTGACATTGACCACACTCAGTACAAGCTTGGACACACAAAG GTGTTCTTCAAAGCTGGTCTTCTGGGTGGCCTTGAGGAGATGAGAGATGAAAAACTGGCTACTCTGGTGACCATGACTCAGGCTCTTGCCAGAGGATATGTCATGAGGAAGGAGTTTGTCAAAATGATGGAGAGGAG agaAGCTATCTACAGCATCCAGTACAACATCCGTTCATTCATGAATGTGAAGAACTGGCCATGGATGAATCTGTATTTCAAGGTCAAGCCTCTTCTGAAGAGCGCTGAGACTGAGAAGGAGTTGCAGCAGATGAAAGAGAACTATGACAAGATGAAGACAGACTTGGCTGCTGCTCTGGCCAAGAAGaaggaactggaggagaagatggttTCCCTGATACAGGAGAAGAATGACCTGCAGCTTCAAGTGACTGCA GAAGTTGAGAATCTCTCCGATGCAGAGGAAAGGTGTGAGGGGCTCATTAAGAGCAAGATCCAGCTTGAAGCGAAACTCAAAGAGACCACTGAGAGActggaagatgaagaggagatcAATGCTGAGCTGACTGCCAAGAAGAGGAAGTTGGAGGATGAATGCTCTGAGCTGAAGAAGGACATTGATGACTTGGAGCTCACCTTGGCTaaagtggagaaggagaagcatgccacagaaaacaag GTAAAAAACCTGACAGAAGAGATGGCATCTCAAGATGAGTCCATTGCCAAGTTGACCAAGGAGAAGAAAGCCCTCCAAGAGGCCCATCAGCAGACACTGGATGACCTCCAGGCAGAAGAAGACAAAGTCAACACTCTGACCAAGGCCAAGACCAAGCTGGAACAGCAAGTGGACGAT CTTGAGGGCTCATTGGAGCAAGAGAAGAAGCTCCGCATGGACCTTGAGAGAGCCAAGAGGAAGCTTGAGGGAGATCTGAAACTGTCCCAGGAATCTGTAATGGATCTGGAGAATGAAAAGCAGCAATCTGAGGAAAAAATCAAGAA GAAGGACTTTGAGATCAGCCAGCTCCTCAGCAAGATTGAGGATGAACAGTCTCTTGGTGCTCAGCTTcagaagaagatcaaggaaCTCCAG GCTCGTAttgaggagctggaagaggagatcGAGGCTGAGAGGTCTGCTCGGGCGAAGGTAGAGAAACAGAGAGCTGACCTCTCCAGGGAGCTTGAGGAGATCAGTGAGAGGCTCGAGGAAGCTGGTGGAGCAACAGCAGCTCAGATTGAGATGAACAAGAAGCGTGAGGCTGAGTTCCAGAAGCTGCGTCGTGACCTTGAAGAGTCTACCCTGCAGCATGAAGCTACCGCAGCAGCTCTCCGCAAGAAGCAGGCCGACAGCGTGGCAGAGCTGGGAGAGCAGATCGACAACCTCCAGCGTGTCAAGcagaagctggagaaggaaaagagtgAGTACAAGATGGAGATTGATGACCTCTCCAGCAACATGGAGGCTGTTGCCAAAGCAAAG GGTAACTTGGAGAAAATGTGCAGAACTGTTGAGGACCAACTGAGTGAACTCAAAGCCAAAAATGATGAGAATGTCCGCCAGCTGAATGACATTAATGCACAGAAGGCAAGACTTCAGACAGAGAATG GTGAGCATACTCGGCAGCTTGAGGAGAAAGAAGCTCTTGTTTCTCAGCTGACCAGGGGCAAGCAGGCATTCACTCAGCAAATAGAAGAGCTTAAGAGACAACttgaggaggaagtgaag GCTAAGAATGCCCTGGCTCATGCTGTTCAGTCAGCTCGTCATGACTGTGATCTGCTCAGAGAGCAgtttgaggaggagcaggaagccaaggctgagctgcagagaggaatgtCCAAGGCCAACAGTGAAGTGGCTCAGTGGAGGAGCAAATATGAGACTGATGCTATCCAGCGCACTGAGGAACTGGAGGAATCCAA GAAAAAGCTTGCCCAGCGCCTGCAGGATGCTGAGGAATCCATTGAGGCTGTGAACTCCAAGTGTGCCTCTTTGGAAAAGACCAAGCAGAGGCTGCAGGGTGAAGTGGAGGACCTCATGATAGATGTGGAGAGAGCCAATGCTCTGGCTGCCAACCTGGACAAGAAGCAGAGGAACTTTGATAAG GTCCTGGCAGAATGGAAACAAAAGTATGATGAGTGCCAGGCagagctggaaggagctcaaaAGGAGGCTCGCTCTCTCGGCACTGAGCTGTTCAAGATAAAGAACTCCTATGAGGAGTCTCTGGATCACCTGGAGACcatgaagagagagaacaagaaCCTGCAGC agGAGATCTCAGACCTGACTGAACAGATTGGTGAGACTGGAAAGAGTATTCATGAACTGGAAAAAGCAAAGAAGACTGTGGAGACTGAGAAGACTGAAATCCAATCTGCTCTGGAGGAAGCTGAA GGCACTCTGGAGCATGAGGAGGCCAAGATTCTCCGTGTTCAGCTTGAGCTCAACCAGGTCAAAGGAGAGATTGACAGAAAGCTGGCAGAGAAGGACGAGGAGATTGAGCAGATCAAGAGGAACAGCCAGAGGGTGATAGACTCCATGCAGAGCACTCTTGATTCTGAAGTCAGGAGCAGGAATGATGCCCTGAGAgtcaagaagaagatggagggagaccTGAATGAGATGGAGATTCAGCTGAGCCATGCTAACAGACAGGCTGCTGAGGCCCAGAAACAACTGAGGAATGTCCAGGGACAACTCAAG GATGCCCAACTGCACCTTGATGATGCTgtcagaggacaggaggacatgaaggagCAGGTCGCCATGGTGGAGCGCAGAAATGGTCTGATGGTGTCTGAGAttgaggagctgagagctgctctggagcagacagagagaggacgcAAAGTGGCTGAGCAGGAATTGGTTGATGCTAGTGAGCGTGTCGGATTGCTTCATTCTCAG aaCACCAGTCTTCTGAACAccaagaagaagctggaaaCTGACCTTGTCCAGGTTCAGGGTGAGGTAGATGATGCTATTCAGGAAGCCAGAAATGCTGAGGAGAAAGCTAAGAAGGCTATCACTGAC GCTGCCATGATGgctgaggagctgaagaaggagcaggacaCCAGCTCTCAcctggagaggatgaagaagaacctGGAGGTCACAGTCAAGGACTTGCAGCACCGTCTGGATGAAGCTGAGAGCCTTGCCATGAAGGGTGGCAAGAAGCAGCTCCAGAAACTGGAGTCCAGG GTGCGTGAACTGGAGGCTGAAGTTGAAAATGAGCAGAGACGTGGAGCTGATGCTGTTAAAGGAGTCCGCAAATATGAGAGGAGAGTGAAAGAGCTCACCTACCAG ACCGAGGAGGACAAGAAAAATGTGATCAGACTCCAGGATCTGGTGGACAAGCTGCAGCTCAAAGTCAAGGTTTACAAGAGACAGTCTGAGGAGGCT GAGGAGCAGGCCAATACTCATATGTCCAAACTGAGAAAGGTGCAGCATGAGCTGGAGGAAGCTCAGGAGCGTGCTGACATTGCTGAGTCCCAGGTCAACAAGTTGAGAGTCAAGAGCCGTGATGCTGGAAAG TCTGAAAGTGCTGAATAA